The Streptomyces sp. NBC_01439 genome contains the following window.
GCCCCCCGAAGCCCCCGACCCGCGCGTACTGCTGCTCCTCACCGAGGCGTACCGGCACGGCAAGGCCATCGGCGGCTGGAACGGCGCGGAACGGCTCCTCGAATCCGCCGGCATCACGGCAGACGACCCCGGCATCGCCGTCGCCGACAGCGGCAGCGCGGTCGCGGCCGCCGCCACGACCGCGTTGGGCGGGCACCGGGCCTGGGACCGGTTCCCCGCCGCCCTCTGATCCGTGCCTGCCCCGGTCCCGCACGGAACCGTGGCAGCCCGACAGGCTGGAGAAGCGTCAGCGTTCGGCGTAGCGAGGGTCGTCCGTACGAGGCATCCCGCCCGGCCAACAGTGTCACCACCACCCCACCGGGTACACGGGGTCAGGGCGGTCGACCGCGCCCCCGATGGACGATCGAAGGAGACCTGGTGGACGGGATCGTACTGCTCAAGGAAGACCACAAGACGGTCGAGAAGCTGTTCAAGCAGTTCGAGAAGGCCGGCGACAACGCGCACGCCACGAAACGGAAGATCGCCGACCAGGTGATCGAGGAACTCACCACGCACACCTGGATCGAGGAAAAGATCTTCTACCCAGCTGCCCGAGAGGCCGACCCCGACACCAAGGACCACGTCCTCGAAAGCATCGAAGAACACCATGTCGTGCTGTGGATGCTCTCCGAACTCAAGGACCTCGACCCGGGCGACGAGCGGTTCGACGCCAAGATGACGGTCCTCATCGAAAACGTCCGCCACCACGTCGAGGAAGAGGAAAAGGAGTGGTTCCCGGACGTCCGCAAGGCCATGGGCCGCAACCGCCTCACCGAACTCGGCGTACAGATGGAAACGGCGAAGAAGACCGCCCCGTCCGATCCCTTGGCCGTCCCCAGCGCATGACCTCTCCAGCCGTCCGGACGGCCGGGATCCGAGGGCATGGACACGCCCGCGCGACCGGCCCGGCGGGAGACTGGTCGTTCGGGTGCCAGTGGAGACCGGGGCGGGATCGCGGCGTGACACCGGGTAGGCGTCGAGCATGAACTCACACACCCCTGACGCCTCGGCCGTGACCGCGCGGACCGCAGTACTCGACACCGCCTCGACCCGGTGGCTGACCGCGCTGGACCGGCTCGAACGGACCACGGTCGCCGATCCGGCGATCAGGGTGCTCCAGCGGGGCATCCGCGCACTCCCCCTGGGCGGGATGCGTGATCTGCTGCGTGGCAGACCGCTCGGACACCCCCTGCATCCCGTACTGGTGCAGGTACCCATCGGATGCTGGCTCTCGTCCGCCGTGCTGAACGTCGTACCCGGGACGCAGCGTGCGAGCAACACGCTCGTC
Protein-coding sequences here:
- a CDS encoding hemerythrin domain-containing protein encodes the protein MDGIVLLKEDHKTVEKLFKQFEKAGDNAHATKRKIADQVIEELTTHTWIEEKIFYPAAREADPDTKDHVLESIEEHHVVLWMLSELKDLDPGDERFDAKMTVLIENVRHHVEEEEKEWFPDVRKAMGRNRLTELGVQMETAKKTAPSDPLAVPSA
- a CDS encoding DUF2231 domain-containing protein translates to MNSHTPDASAVTARTAVLDTASTRWLTALDRLERTTVADPAIRVLQRGIRALPLGGMRDLLRGRPLGHPLHPVLVQVPIGCWLSSAVLNVVPGTQRASNTLVSVGLAGIAPAAVAGWVDWADLPPEQARVGLAHAASNAAAVACYAASLTSRLRGRPAKGRLWSLGGLAAVAVTGALGGHVAHRRAVRGYPAT